One window of Nicotiana tomentosiformis chromosome 11, ASM39032v3, whole genome shotgun sequence genomic DNA carries:
- the LOC138901434 gene encoding uncharacterized protein has product MCLPKEEGGIGIQSLFDVSKSLFAKLWWRFRTSKSLWSNYTWNKYCKKEMPNVVQFSGGSHEVAELWSGNDWDEQLLTQNFPESIADHIRDEVYFNQTNDTWDEPKWMLTTSGQFSVNSAWRILRHRAPINPEFSNLWTKGLPFKISFFLWRLWKRKIPTDDLWRRNGYIIVSKCWCFFPPNKELFQHLFLRNETMDRVWKHFLQPAGIIINMVHVHQVIRAWWNEPYCQKLKPLFQEAPAVITWELWKRRNTIKNGGTISAQRVIHEVNKTLHFLAKIRYPWLSNIPGLWPDMIIIFES; this is encoded by the exons ATGTGTCTACCCAAGGAGGAAGGAGGAATAGGGATACAATCTTTATTTGATGTTTCCAAATCATTGTTTGCCAAATTgtggtggaggtttaggaccagCAAATCATTGTGGTCAAATTACACATGGAACAAATACTGTAAGAAGGAGATGCCAAATGTGGTGCAATTTAGTGGAGGATCCCAT GAAGTAGCTGAGTTGTGGAGTGGAAATGACTGGGATGAACAACTACTGACTCAAAATTTTCCAGAATCCATAGCTGATCACATAAGGGATGAAGTGTACTTTAATCAGACTAATGACACCTGGGATGAACCTAAATGGATGCTAACTACTTCAGGTCAGTTTTCTGTAAATAGCGCATGGAGGATTTTAAGACATAGAGCACCAATAAATCCGGAATTCAGCAACTTGTGGACCAAAGGATTACCTTTCAAGATATCTTTCTTCCTATGGAGACTATGGAAAAGGAAGATTCCTACTGATGATCTATGGAGAAGAAATGGATATATCATTGTGTCTAAGTGCTGGTGTTTCTTTCCACCAAATAAAGAATTATTTCAACATCTTTTCCTAAGGAATGAAACTATGGACAGAGTGTGGAAGCATTTCTTACAACCAGCAGGGATAATAATAAATATGGTGCATGTTCATCAGGTGATAAGAGCATGGTGGAATGAACCATACTGCCAAAAGTTAAAGCCTCTGTTCCAGGAAGCACCTGCAGTTATAACATGGGAACTTTGGAAGAGGAGAAACACCATCAAGAATGGAGGAACTATATCTGCGCAAAGGGTAATTCATGAAGTTAACAAAACACTGCACTTCCTGGCCAAAATCAGATACCCATGGCTATCAAACATACCAGGATTATGGCCAGATATGATTATAATTTTTGAAAGCTAG